The following proteins are co-located in the Camelina sativa cultivar DH55 chromosome 12, Cs, whole genome shotgun sequence genome:
- the LOC104733266 gene encoding probable alpha,alpha-trehalose-phosphate synthase [UDP-forming] 4, protein MGRPRLLVVSMSLPVTAKRVGEESWSFTMSAGGLVSALLGLKEFETKWIGWPGVDVHDAVGTKTLSVALAKKCWFGLHGCIPVFLEEVCDQYYNGYCNNILWPIFHYMGTPPEYRNDATITYQSQYDAYKKANQIFFDVVKEHYEDGDVVWCHDYHVMLLPQYLKEYNSKMKVGWFLHTPFPSSEMYKTLPSRSDLLCSVLAADLVGFHTYDFARHFVHACMCILGIEATSEGVVDQGKVTRVAVFPIVIEPERFINTSALSKVIQYMKKFKSDFGRRKLILGVDCLDMIRGIPQKYQAFEKFLEENEDWRGKVMLFQIAVPPRNGIGEYQKIKEEYHGLVGRINGRFGSISAVPIIHLACYLFSFIYVVVTSYTFLLTKTF, encoded by the exons ATGGGGAGGCCACGATTGCTTGTAGTGTCGATGTCTCTTCCGGTTACTGCAAAGAGGGTTGGAGAAGAGTCATGGTCTTTCACGATGAGTGCTGGTGGTCTTGTTAGTGCTCTTCTAG GTTTGAAAGAGTTTGAGACCAAATGGATTGGATGGCCTGGAGTAGATGTTCATGATGCGGTTGGGACAAAGACGCTCTCCGTTGCCCTAGCTAAAAAG tgTTGGTTTGGTTTGCATGGATGTATCCCAGTGTTTTTGGAAGAAGTGTGTGATCAATACTACAATGGCTACTGCAACAATATTCTGTGGCCGATATTTCACTACATGGGAACGCCACCAGAATATCGCAACGATGCAACCATAACATACCAGTCACAGTATGATGCATACAAGAAAGCGAATCAAATCTTTTTTGATGTCGTAAAAGAGCACTATGAAGATGGAGATGTCGTTTGGTGCCATGATTATCATGTTATGCTTCTTCCTCAGTATCTAAAGGAATACAACAGTAAGATGAAAGTTGGGTGGTTTCTCCATACACCATTCCCTTCCTCCGAGATGTACAAGACGTTGCCCTCGCGATCCGACTTGCTTTGCTCTGTTCTTGCTGCTGATTTAGTCGG tttccaTACCTATGACTTTGCAAGACATTTTGTGCATGCATGCATGTGTATTCTTGGAATTGAAGCAACATCTGAAGGAGTTGTGGATCAGGGAAAAGTCACTCGAGTAGCTGTT TTTCCAATTGTGATAGAACCTGAGAGGTTTATAAACACAAGTGCACTCTCTAAGGTCATACAATACATGAAGAAGTTCAAAAGCGACTTTGGTCGCAGAAAG TTGATACTAGGCGTAGATTGTCTCGATATGATCAGAGGGATCCCACAAAAATATCAagcatttgagaaatttttggAGGAAAATGAAGATTGGCGTGGTAAAGTCATGTTATTTCAGATTGCAGTGCCACCAAGAAATGGTATTGGTGAAT ATcaaaagatcaaagaagaatACCATGGTCTTGTTGGACGAATCAATGGTCGTTTTGGTTCTATCTCAGCTGTGCCAATAATTCATCTGGcttgttatttattttcttttatatatgttgttgtcACAAGTTACACTTTTCTTCTgactaaaacattttaa
- the LOC104730614 gene encoding WEB family protein At4g27595, chloroplastic-like isoform X1, with amino-acid sequence MASRTKTGLMETPRSKPSPPTPRISKPTGTKSSDGNSPSPVHSTRLSLDRSPQSVSSRPVSDRRTARVPTPPEKSQSRLGKGTELLAQLNQIQEDLRKANEQIEKLKKDKGKALDDLKASEKQTKEANEKLSEALAAQRSAEESSEIEKFRAVELEQAGIEAVHKKKNSWKKEVESIRSQHALDISALLSTTEELHRIRQELAMTADAKNKALSHAEEATKIAENQAEKAEALSSELSRLKALVGSDEQKKDTEGDEVVSKLKSEIEMLRGKLEKVSILENTLKEQEESMEQLHVDLEAAKMVESYANSLAAEWKNEVDELEKQVDESNKFKTSASESLDSAMKQLEQNSHALHEAELSNVMLREKVDSLVTTIGRQEKDLEESQRHVCSLNQETSKLEKLVELIKSDLTTTQEEKVRAFENEKTATSHIQNLLNEKTELATELENCKDEEEKRKKAMESLTLDLQQVSLEAREAKEKLLTCQAVLEHCGFQIESLKLAEKDTNEKYEKMLEDARNELDSLKSSLENTQNEFFNSKTEWEQRELHLMVCVKKSEEENHSVQEELSEVRNLLNLKEIEACAAKDEEAKMKLSLKELEEEVKELQERVGEAKAESLKLTESLLEKEEELKNAAAESRKLRDIEVSSLEKIDELTKVNESLIDKETKLQSVIQKAEELRVREIDYLKKIEEVSAVNESLVEKETKLLSIVQEAEELRRRELACLKKIEELSAVNERLVEKETKLQSSIHEIEVLKEKEAEYIKQIEEFSLSNEKLVEKEAKLQTIVQEHEELREKESYYHKQIEELSKVNEIFADTETKLQSSTQENEELREREVAYLKKIEELAKLQENLLDNENELHDMVLEIEDLKAKNCLAEKKIEELSNLNKSLLVKEREIQVVVCENEELKSKEASSLKTKEELSGLKQNLVNKENELKTAVVENEKLKAQAASTLEKIGELTHLRQSLLDIENELQVVSHENEELKAKEASSLKKIDELLHLEQSLLDKGNEFQRLNQENQELKVQEASASKKIEELSKMKETLLEKETELQTVIHTNGDLKAKEACALKKIEELSKLLEKASSTQEKQDENGKLIEIEKDYDLFPKAEENGLRCREEVTNTIPSDHRTGEEKVQESPMEAIDRHLKDDTAIHWLAHKVEAVGEGDKDKESIEGEGLDKREASSERETEHDFAEEEVESKAEGSEQLSNGLSSGEHTEDAGSLLSKDQQQKKKKPLLRKFGNLLKKKSSSSQK; translated from the exons ATGGCGTCCAGAACCAA AACTGGTTTAATGGAGACTCCTCGTAGCAAACCGTCACCGCCAACACCAAGAATTAGTAAACCAACAGGGACTAAATCATCAGATGGCAATTCACCATCTCCGGTTCACAGCACTCGTCTCTCACTAGACCGTTCACCGCAGTCTGTTAGCTCCAGGCCTGTTTCTGATCGTAGGACTGCAAGGGTTCCTACTCCACCTGAG AAATCGCAATCAAGGTTAGGGAAGGGAACTGAGCTACTGGCTCAACTGAATCAAATTCAGGAGGATTTGAGGAAAGCTAATGAGCAAATAGAAAAGCTCAAGAAAGACAAAGGTAAAGCTCTTGATGATCTTAAAGCATCAGAGAAACAGACTAAAGAAGCCAATGAGAAACTCAGTGAGGCATTAGCAGCTCAGCGGAGTGCAGAGGAGAGTTCCGAGATTGAGAAGTTCCGAGCGGTTGAACTAGAACAGGCGGGAATTGAAGCggttcacaaaaagaaaaattcttggAAGAAAGAAGTTGAGTCTATAAGAAGCCAGCATGCTTTGGACATCTCAGCTCTTCTCTCTACTACAGAAGAGCTCCACAGGATTAGACAAGAACTGGCTATGACTGCAGATGCTAAGAATAAGGCTCTCAGTCATGCTGAGGAAGCCACGAAGATTGCTGAAAATCAGGCTGAGAAGGCTGAGGCTCTTTCTTCTGAATTAAGCCGCTTAAAAGCATTGGTTGGTTCagatgaacaaaagaaagatactGAAGGCGATGAGGTTGTGTCTAAACTGAAATCTGAGATTGAGATGTTGAGAGGGAAACTTGAGAAAGTTAGCATCCTCGAGAATACGCTGAAGGAACAAGAAGAGTCCATGGAACAGCTCCACGTTGATCTTGAAGCTGCTAAAATGGTTGAATCCTATGCTAATAGCTTAGCAGCAGAGTGGAAGAACGAGGTTGATGAACTTGAAAAACAAGTTGATGAATCAAATAAGTTTAAGACATCTGCTTCAGAATCTTTAGATTCAGCTATGAAGCAGCTGGAGCAAAACAGTCATGCGCTTCATGAGGCAGAGTTGAGTAATGTTATGTTAAGAGAAAAGGTTGACTCGCTAGTGACGACGATTGGAAGGCAGGAAAAAGATCTTGAGGAATCTCAACGCCATGTTTGCAGTTTAAACCAGGAAACTTCTAAGCTTGAAAAGCTTGTTGAGTTAATAAAATCTGACCTTACAACCACCCAAGAGGAAAAGGTTAGGGCTTTCGAGAATGAAAAGACTGCAACATCACATATTCAGAACCTATTAAACGAAAAGACAGAACTTGCGACAGAGTTGGAAAACTgtaaggatgaagaagagaaaagaaagaaagctatGGAAAGCTTAACTTTGGATTTGCAACAAGTATCTTTGGAAGCAAGGGAAGCAAAGGAGAAGCTCTTAACATGTCAAGCGGTGCTCGAACATTGTGGATTCCAGATTGAAAGTTTGAAGTTGGCTGAGAAAGATACAAATGAGAAGTATGAAAAAATGCTTGAAGATGCAAGAAACGAACTTGATAGCCTGAAAAGTAGTTTGGAAAACACTCAGAATGAGTTTTTCAATTCTAAGACTGAGTGGGAACAAAGAGAACTTCATTTGATGGTTTGTGTGAAGAAATCAGAAGAGGAAAATCACTCTGTGCAGGAAGAACTTAGCGAGGTGAGGAACTTGCTTAATCTTAAGGAAATTGAGGCGTGTGCAGCGAAAGACGAAGAAGCCAAAATGAAACTTAGTCTTAAAGAACTTGAGGAGGAGGTAAAGGAGCTGCAGGAAAGAGTTGGAGAAGCGAAAGCTGAAAGCCTGAAACTTACAGAAAGCTTgttggagaaagaagaggagCTAAAGAACGCTGCTGCAGAAAGCAGAAAACTCAGAGATATAGAGGTTTCTTCTCTTGAAAAAATTGATGAGCTGACAAAGGTGAATGAAAGCTTGAttgataaagaaacaaaactgcaGAGCGTTATTCAAAAAGCGGAAGAGCTCAGAGTTAGGGAGATTGATTATCTCAAAAAGATTGAAGAGGTGTCAGCGGTGAATGAGAGCTTGGttgaaaaagaaaccaaactgtTGAGCATTGTTCAAGAAGCTGAGGAGCTTAGAAGAAGGGAGCTTGCTTGTCTGAAGAAAATTGAAGAGTTATCAGCTGTGAACGAGAGATTGGttgagaaagaaaccaaattgCAGAGCAGTATTCACGAAATTGAGGTGCTCAAAGAAAAGGAGGCTGAATATATCAAGCAGATCGAGGAATTTTCATTGTCGAATGAAAAATTAGTAGAGAAAGAGGCCAAACTGCAGACCATTGTTCAGGAACATGAAGAGTTAAGAGAGAAGGAGTCTTATTATCATAAGCAAATTGAGGAGTTATCAAAGGTAAATGAAATCTTTGCTGATACAGAAACCAAACTCCAGAGTTCTACTCAAGAAAATGAAGAGCTAAGAGAAAGGGAAGTTGCCTATCTTAAGAAAATTGAAGAGTTGGCGAAGCTGCAAGAAAATCTTCTTGATAATGAAAATGAGCTGCATGATATGGTCCTTGAGATTGAAGACCTTAAAGCCAAGAACTGTCTAGCCGAAAAGAAGATTGAAGAGCTATCAAATCTAAATAAAAGCTTGCtcgtgaaagagagagagatacaagtTGTTGTTTGCGAAAATGAGGAGCTTAAATCTAAAGAGGCTTCATCactcaagacaaaagaagagttGTCCGGTcttaaacaaaatttggttaATAAAGAAAACGAGCTGAAGACTGCAGTTGTTGAGAATGAGAAGCTCAAGGCCCAAGCTGCCTCAACACTTGAGAAGATTGGAGAATTGACACATCTTAGACAGAGTTTACTTGATATAGAGAACGAGTTGCAGGTTGTTTCTCACGAAAACGAGGAGCTTAAGGCCAAGGAGGCATCATCTTTAAAGAAGATTGATGAGTTGTTACATCTCGAGCAGAGTTTGCTTGATAAGGGAAACGAATTTCAAAGActtaatcaagaaaatcaagagcTGAAGGTGCAGGAAGCTTCAGCGTCAAAGAAGATAGAGGAGTTGTCAAAGATGAAAGAGACTCTACTTGAGAAAGAAACTGAGTTGCAGACTGTAATTCATACTAACGGTGATCTGAAAGCTAAGGAGGCTTGTGCGCTTAAGAAGATCGAAGAGTTATCAAAGTTGCTTGAAAAAGCTTCTTCTACACAAGAGAAACAAGATGAGAACGGCAAGCTCATAGAAATCGAAAAAGATTATGACTTGTTCCCTAAAGCAGAGGAAAATGGTCTCAGGTGCAGAGAAGAGGTTACTAATACTATTCCTTCTGATCACAGAACCGGAGAAGAAAAGGTACAAGAAAGTCCAATGGAAGCAATTGATAGACATTTGAAAGATGACACAGCAATCCATTGGTTAGCTCACAAAGTTGAAGCAGTAGGAGAAGGAgacaaagataaagaatccATAGAAGGTGAAGGCTTAGATAAGAGAGAAGCCTCTtcagaaagagagacagagcaTGACTTTGCTGAAGAGGAAGTAGAATCGAAAGCAGAAGGCAGCGAGCAGTTAAGTAATGGCTTGTCTTCAGGAGAACACACAGAAGATGCTGGAAGTCTGCTCTCAAAGGATCAAcagcagaaaaagaagaaacctttgCTCCGAAAGTTTGGAAATTTACTGAAAAAGAAGAGTAGTAGCAGCCAGAAATAG